The bacterium genome window below encodes:
- a CDS encoding DNA methyltransferase, whose translation MGDQKDLLKAVKLVPELRPNYHLSDPQTDVYVGDCRQVLASLPQGSVDLIFADPPFNWNVPYTDWNDNMKRQDYLEFTYQWLDACIRVLAPRGSLWVNIPDDSAAEVVIHLQGRGLQMINWCIWHFRFGQCRDTNFIVSKAHVLYFARDRKNRIWNPDAILVSSDRAAVYGDARTRRTRRPGLRVPLDVWYGPYLGRIQGTNKERRPGHHNQIPETYMRRVILACSNEGDLVLDPFLGSGTTSVVARSLNRCSIGIEFSEGTAESAFERILAGPIRTANTTATLRSSFAT comes from the coding sequence ATGGGAGATCAAAAAGACCTTCTAAAAGCGGTTAAGCTCGTGCCGGAGTTAAGACCGAATTATCATCTTTCGGATCCTCAGACGGATGTTTACGTCGGCGACTGCCGTCAGGTGCTCGCGAGCCTGCCGCAGGGGAGCGTCGATCTGATCTTCGCGGACCCGCCGTTCAACTGGAACGTCCCATACACCGACTGGAACGACAACATGAAGCGGCAGGATTATCTCGAGTTCACATACCAGTGGCTCGACGCCTGCATCCGGGTCCTTGCGCCTCGCGGCTCGCTCTGGGTCAACATCCCGGACGATTCAGCCGCCGAGGTCGTCATACACTTACAAGGCCGCGGGCTTCAGATGATCAATTGGTGTATATGGCACTTTCGCTTCGGCCAGTGCAGAGACACGAACTTCATCGTCTCGAAAGCCCACGTCCTCTATTTCGCCCGCGACCGCAAGAACCGCATTTGGAATCCTGATGCGATTCTGGTCTCTTCTGACCGCGCAGCAGTCTATGGTGACGCAAGAACGCGCAGAACGCGGCGGCCAGGGCTTCGCGTCCCGCTGGACGTTTGGTATGGGCCCTATCTCGGCCGGATACAGGGCACCAACAAGGAGCGGCGGCCAGGCCATCACAATCAAATTCCGGAGACATACATGAGGCGAGTGATCTTGGCGTGCTCAAACGAGGGCGACCTGGTCCTCGACCCGTTCCTCGGCAGCGGCACCACGTCCGTAGTTGCCCGATCCTTGAATCGTTGCTCCATTGGCATCGAATTCAGCGAGGGTACGGCCGAATCAGCTTTTGAGCGAATCTTGGCCGGGCCTATCCGCACCGCCAATACTACTGCTACTCTGCGAAGTAGCTTCGCTACGTAG